The genomic stretch CGCGTCGGGCCCGCCGGCCTTCTTGACGGCGAGCCCGTGCAGGGCGAGCAGCTCCAGGTCGTCGGTCATGCGTTCGGCACGGTAGGCCCACCGACCCTCCGCGCGGGCGCGCGCGGAGCGGCCGGATTGTGGACCTCGACAATCCGGGCACCCAGGGGTGCCGACCGCCGCCCTGGCGGATGCAGGGTGCGCTGCTGAGATCTGCGGCGGGGAGGCGGGCCCCCGGGGGATCTCAAGGGTGCCGACCGCCGCCCGGGCGGATGCAGGGTGCGCTGCTGAGATCTGCGGCGGGGAGGCGGGCCCCCGGGGGATCTCAAGGGTGCCGACCGCCGCCCGGGCGGATGCAGGGTGCGCTGCTGAGATCTGCGGCGGGGAGGCGGGCCCCCGGGGGATCCCAGGGGTGCCGACCGCCGCCCTGGCGGATGCAGGGTGCGCTGCCGGGATCTGCGGGGGTGAGCCGGGCGGCGTGGGATCTCAGCTCCAGTGCCGCAGCAGGGCCTCGGCCGTCTCCCGTGGGCGCTCGTACGGCCACCAGTGGCCGCAGTCGAGCACGACCAGCTCGGCGCGCATGCGCTCCGCCAGGCGCTCGGCCCAGACGAGCGGCACGTACGGGTCGTCGCGCCCCCAGATGACCATCGCCGGCACCGCTATCCGCTCGAGATCCGGCTGCCACTCCGCGCCGATGTGCACGGCCGAGCGGTAGAGCTTGAGGATGACCGTCTTGTTGCCGGGGGTCAGCCAGGCGTTGCGCTCGGCATCCTGCTGCGGCACGCCGTGCTCGACGAGGTACGGGATGGAGACCTCCGGGGTGAGGTCCTCCTCCATGTAGCGCTCGCCCTCTCCCGGCGTCTGCCAGACCTGGGCGATCTCGTGCCACGGGTAGTCGACGTCCACGGCGGCGCCGCCCGCCGCGACCGAGCGCAGGAGGTCGGGCCGCGTCGACGCGATCCGCTGCACGAGCAGCGAGCCCCAGTCGTGGCCGACGAGGTCGACCGGGCCGCCCCGGTCCTTCAGCGCCTCGAGCTGCTCGACGATCCAGTCGACGTAGGTCTCCTTCGTCGCCGGATGGTCGTCGCCGGCCGGCTCCGCGAAGCCGGGCAGGTCGACCGCGACGATCTCCTGGCCGTAGGGGCCGAGGTGCTCGACGACCCGGTCCCACAGGTGGGCGGTGTCGGGGTTGCCGTGGACCAGCAGCGCGGGCATCCGTGCTCCTTCGTTCGGTCAGCCGGCGGGGCCGGTGGGATGGGTGAGATGGCAGATGTCGTTGAACGAGCGCAGCAGCCAGCGGCCGTCGGCCAGCACGATGAGCCGGGTGATCGAGCCGTTGTCGGCGTGCACGAACGCGAACGGGCGGCTGGCGGAGGCCTGCGCGCAGAGCTCGCCGATGACGGCGCCGTGCACGACGGCGACGGCCGTCCGGTCCGGGCCGGTCTCGGCCACGATCTGCTCGATCGCGCGGCGCACGCGGGCGCCGAGCGACTCGCGCGACTCGCCGCCCGGGATCGCGTCCCAGCGCTCCTCGTCGAACACCTGCCGGATGATCGGGTCGCCCCGAGCGGCGCGGATGC from Capillimicrobium parvum encodes the following:
- a CDS encoding alpha/beta fold hydrolase, encoding MPALLVHGNPDTAHLWDRVVEHLGPYGQEIVAVDLPGFAEPAGDDHPATKETYVDWIVEQLEALKDRGGPVDLVGHDWGSLLVQRIASTRPDLLRSVAAGGAAVDVDYPWHEIAQVWQTPGEGERYMEEDLTPEVSIPYLVEHGVPQQDAERNAWLTPGNKTVILKLYRSAVHIGAEWQPDLERIAVPAMVIWGRDDPYVPLVWAERLAERMRAELVVLDCGHWWPYERPRETAEALLRHWS
- a CDS encoding histidine phosphatase family protein — its product is MSDRDAFHQHPFALPPGATEVILVRHGASEAAMEGVSFPLVDGHSDPALSDGGHAQAREAARRLQHEGIHRLYVSTLRRTHQTAAPLTEATGLEPTVLADLAEVGLGEFEGGQYRIRAARGDPIIRQVFDEERWDAIPGGESRESLGARVRRAIEQIVAETGPDRTAVAVVHGAVIGELCAQASASRPFAFVHADNGSITRLIVLADGRWLLRSFNDICHLTHPTGPAG